GATCATACCGAAGCAATAAGCATTGTTCTGAAAAATCGCTTCAGAAAATCAGTGGTAAACGACTGGGAAGAAGCGCTGATCATTCCCGACGCCGGAGATATTGTTCTCATGGATTCGTACCGAATTCCTGCAGGTATCGATGTGCAATTGGCGGAACTGGGAGCACGGATCGTAGCACTGGTAGATGAAACGGATAAATGCACGGCTCATGCGTTCATATGCCCCGCCGGAGATGTTCGCGCATCCGTGGTGCAGGACCCTCCTCTTCTTTTCTTTTCCGGACCTGCATTCGCGCCCCTCCGTGCTGAAATTCTCCAGAATTCCCGGATGCCTGTATATTCTGAGAAAAAAAATACCCTTATCTGTTTCGGAGGCGCAGATCCGAAAAACTACCTGCTGCGTACCGCAAGGGTGCTCGCCACCGCCTATCCCGGCCGGTACTTTACCCTTGTCACCGGTCCGGCGTACGGAGCGCATGAGGAACTACGTGAATTCCTTGCAACGCATCCCTCCTTTTCACTGCAGAATAATCTTACTGCGGCGGGAATGGCAGAAATCTTCCGCACCCACGCACTTGCTATTACCTCGGCCTCTACGGTTGCGTACGAGGCCTGCGCCTCAAGAATTCCACTGCTTGTTTTACCAACTGCGGACAATCAGCAACCCATGTTCGATTTCCTGACGAACCATCAGCTGGCCGATGGCGTTCTTTCGCCCGAGGAGTTAACCCTTCCACCCTCTCCCCTGCTCCCCGGTAAGCCTGCTGTTCAGGAAAAATACTTTGACGGGAACAGCGACCGGCGCCTTCGTGAGATCTTTCAGTCGCTTTCCGACGACCTCACTCTCCGAAAAATACATGCGCTGGACGAAGAAATGCTGCTGGAGTGGTCGAATGAGGAAGGAACAAGAAATAATTCATTCAACACCACAGCAATCACGAAGGAAGCACACCACACCTGGTTTGAAACAAAATTAAATAACAAAAGCTCCGCGGCCTGGATTGCAGAAGACATCAGAGAACCCTTTGCCTTCATTCGAATAGATCCTTCTAAAGATTCATTCGTATCCGGTAACGCAGTAATCAGTGTGAATCTGAAAAAAGAATTTCGGGGGAAAGGGTTGGGGGCAAAGGTTCTTCGAAGAGCTTGCCTGCACTATTTTGCCCAACATCCCGGACACTGCATCAGCGCGTTGATTAAAAACGGTAATGAAGCCTCTGCGCGTGCATTTACGGAAGCGGGCTTCAGCTTTGTAAATCGTTTCCTGTACCAGGGAACTCAAACTATTCAAATGAATAAAAAACTATGAAACTGGGAAGAACTATCATCGGGAAGGGACAACCTCCCTTCATTATTGCGGAAATGAGCGGAAATCACAATGGGTCTCTGGAAAGAGCATTGGCCATTGTGGATGCCGCAGCGGAGGCCGGCGCCCATGCAATCAAGTTGCAGACGTATACTGCCGACAGCATGACCATACCGATGGAAGGTGGTAAGTTCACCATCGACGATCCGAAGTCGTTGTGGCACGGACGAACACTGTATGAATTATACGAGGAAGCCCACACGCCCTGGGAGTGGCACGA
Above is a genomic segment from Bacteroidia bacterium containing:
- a CDS encoding GNAT family N-acetyltransferase — protein: MKNLYIFTEGDKHSGMGHLMRCLAIATTLRDMFRIEFVLPSDHTEAISIVLKNRFRKSVVNDWEEALIIPDAGDIVLMDSYRIPAGIDVQLAELGARIVALVDETDKCTAHAFICPAGDVRASVVQDPPLLFFSGPAFAPLRAEILQNSRMPVYSEKKNTLICFGGADPKNYLLRTARVLATAYPGRYFTLVTGPAYGAHEELREFLATHPSFSLQNNLTAAGMAEIFRTHALAITSASTVAYEACASRIPLLVLPTADNQQPMFDFLTNHQLADGVLSPEELTLPPSPLLPGKPAVQEKYFDGNSDRRLREIFQSLSDDLTLRKIHALDEEMLLEWSNEEGTRNNSFNTTAITKEAHHTWFETKLNNKSSAAWIAEDIREPFAFIRIDPSKDSFVSGNAVISVNLKKEFRGKGLGAKVLRRACLHYFAQHPGHCISALIKNGNEASARAFTEAGFSFVNRFLYQGTQTIQMNKKL